A genomic segment from Gracilinanus agilis isolate LMUSP501 chromosome 1, AgileGrace, whole genome shotgun sequence encodes:
- the PLK2 gene encoding serine/threonine-protein kinase PLK2 isoform X1: protein MELLRTITYQPAGTTKMCEQALGRACGGESRKKKQQQQLPEEPLPPPSQQQQPPPAAAQQQQQQPQPQLSAHHHHHHSHSGAEVSRIITDPTTGKRYCRGKVLGKGGFAKCYEMTDLTNNKVYAAKIIPHSRVAKPHQREKIDKEIELHRILHHRHVVQFYHYFEDKENIYILLEYCSRRSMAHILKARKVLTEPEVRYYLRQIVSGLKYLHEQEILHRDLKLGNFFINEAMELKVGDFGLAARLEPLEHRRRTICGTPNYLSPEVLNKQGHGCESDIWALGCVMYTMLLGRPPFETTNLKETYRCIREARYTMPSSLLAPAKHLIASMLSKNPEDRPSLDDIIRHDFFLQGFTPDRLSSSCCHTVPDFHLSSPAKNFFKKAAAALFGGKKEKARYFDTHNRLTKEDEEIYKLRHDLKKTSITQQPIKNRVDEEIQPPSTAVANSGAPAVDSKQQIGDAIRMIVRGTLGSCSSSSECLEDSTMGSVADTVARVLRGCLENMPEADFIPKEQLVTSFQWVTKWVDYSNKYGFGYQLSDHTVGVLFNNGAHMSLLPDKKTVHYYAELGQCSVFPATEAPQQFISQVTVLKYFSHYMEENLMDGGDLPSVTDIRRPRLYLLQWLKSDKALMMLFNDGTFQVNFYHDHTKIIICSQNEEYLLTYINEDRISTTFRLTTLLITGCSLELKNRMEYALNMLLQRCN, encoded by the exons ATGGAATTACTGAGGACGATCACCTACCAGCCAGCCGGCACAACCAAGATGTGTGAGCAGGCGCTGGGCAGAGCCTGTGGTGGGGAGTCAAGgaagaagaagcagcagcagcagctgcccGAGGAGCCGCTGCCGCCGCCGTCGCAACAGCAGCAGCCGCCGCCGGCGGCGgcgcaacagcagcaacagcaacccCAGCCCCAGCTGTCTGcgcaccatcaccaccatcactcGCATTCTGGGGCCGAGGTCTCGAGGATTATTACCGACCCCACTACGGGAAAGCGCTACTGCCGGGGCAAGGTGCTAGGGAAG GGCGGCTTTGCAAAGTGTTATGAGATGACAGATTTGACCAATAATAAAGTCTATGCTGCAAAAATCATTCCTCACAGCCGTGTAGCTAAGCCTCATCAAAGAGAAAAG attgaCAAAGAAATTGAGCTTCACCGAATTCTTCATCACAGACATGTGGTACAGTTTTACCACTACTTTGAAGACAAAGAAAACATTTACATTCTCCTGGAGTACTGCAGTAGAAGG tCTATGGCTCATATCTTGAAAGCCAGAAAGGTATTGACAGAGCCGGAAGTCCGCTACTACCTCAGGCAGATTGTGTCAGGACTCAAATACCTTCACGAACAAGAAATCTTGCACAGAGATCTTAAATTAG GTAATTTCTTTATTAATGAAGCCATGGAACTAAAAGTGGGGGACTTTGGCTTGGCAGCAAGGTTGGAGCCATTGGAACACAGAAGGAG AACAATCTGTGGCACTCCAAACTATCTATCTCCTGAAGTCCTCAATAAACAAGGGCATGGCTGTGAATCAGATATTTGGGCCTTAGGCTGTGTAAT GTATACAATGttactgggaagacctccatttGAAACAACGAATCTCAAAGAAACCTATAGATGCATAAGGGAAGCCAGGTACACAATGCCATCTTCATTGCTGGCTCCTGCAAAGCACTTAATAGCAAGCATGTTGTCCAAAAACCCTGAAGATCGTCCCAGTTTAGATGACATCATACGTCACGACTTCTTCTTGCAG GGCTTTACCCCAGATAGACTTTCTTCTAGCTGCTGTCATACGGTTCCAGATTTCCATTTATCAAGTCCCGCCAAGAATTTCTTCAAGAAAGCAGCTGcagctctttttggtggcaaaaaggaaaaagcaagatATTTTGATACACATA ATAGACTAactaaagaagatgaagaaatttacAAGCTCCGACATGATCTGAAGAAAACGTCAATAACCCAACAACCCATCAAAAATAGAGTGGATGAG GAGATCCAGCCACCCAGCACTGCTGTTGCCAACTCTGGAGCACCTGCAGTTGATTCCAAGCAGCAAATTGGTGATGCAATTCGAATGATTGTCAGAGGAACGCTTGGCAGCTGCAGCAGTAGCAGTGAAT GTCTCGAAGACAGTACCATGGGCAGTGTTGCAGATACAGTGGCAAGGGTACTTCGAGGGTGTCTAGAAAACATGCCAGAGGCTGATTTTATCCCAAAAGAGCAACTGGTCACTTCATTCCAGTGGGTGACCAAATGGGTAGATTACTCGAATAAATACGGCTTTGGTTATCAGCTATCAGACCATACCGTTGGTGTGCTCTTCAACAATGGTGCCCATATGAGTCTCCTTCCTGACAAAAA GACGGTCCACTATTATGCAGAGCTTGGACAGTGTTCTGTTTTTCCAGCTACAGAAGCTCCACAACAATTCATAAGCCAAGTGACGGTGCTGAAATACTTCTCTCACTACATGGAGGAGAACCTCATGGAT gGTGGAGACCTACCTAGTGTTACAGATATCCGAAGACCAAGACTCTACCTGCTGCAGTGGTTAAAATCAGACAAGGCCTTAATGATGCTCTTTAATGACGGCACATTTCAG GTGAACTTCTACCATGATCACACGAAAATTATTATCTGTAGTCAGAATGAAGAATATCTGCTGACGTATATCAATGAAGATAGGATATCCACTACCTTCAGACTGACGACCTTGCTGATAACCGGGTGTTCGTTAGAATTAAAAAACCGAATGGAATATGCACTGAACATGTTGCTGCAAAGATGTAACTAA
- the PLK2 gene encoding serine/threonine-protein kinase PLK2 isoform X2 produces the protein MELLRTITYQPAGTTKMCEQALGRACGGESRKKKQQQQLPEEPLPPPSQQQQPPPVSRIITDPTTGKRYCRGKVLGKGGFAKCYEMTDLTNNKVYAAKIIPHSRVAKPHQREKIDKEIELHRILHHRHVVQFYHYFEDKENIYILLEYCSRRSMAHILKARKVLTEPEVRYYLRQIVSGLKYLHEQEILHRDLKLGNFFINEAMELKVGDFGLAARLEPLEHRRRTICGTPNYLSPEVLNKQGHGCESDIWALGCVMYTMLLGRPPFETTNLKETYRCIREARYTMPSSLLAPAKHLIASMLSKNPEDRPSLDDIIRHDFFLQGFTPDRLSSSCCHTVPDFHLSSPAKNFFKKAAAALFGGKKEKARYFDTHNRLTKEDEEIYKLRHDLKKTSITQQPIKNRVDEEIQPPSTAVANSGAPAVDSKQQIGDAIRMIVRGTLGSCSSSSECLEDSTMGSVADTVARVLRGCLENMPEADFIPKEQLVTSFQWVTKWVDYSNKYGFGYQLSDHTVGVLFNNGAHMSLLPDKKTVHYYAELGQCSVFPATEAPQQFISQVTVLKYFSHYMEENLMDGGDLPSVTDIRRPRLYLLQWLKSDKALMMLFNDGTFQVNFYHDHTKIIICSQNEEYLLTYINEDRISTTFRLTTLLITGCSLELKNRMEYALNMLLQRCN, from the exons ATGGAATTACTGAGGACGATCACCTACCAGCCAGCCGGCACAACCAAGATGTGTGAGCAGGCGCTGGGCAGAGCCTGTGGTGGGGAGTCAAGgaagaagaagcagcagcagcagctgcccGAGGAGCCGCTGCCGCCGCCGTCGCAACAGCAGCAGCCGCCGCCG GTCTCGAGGATTATTACCGACCCCACTACGGGAAAGCGCTACTGCCGGGGCAAGGTGCTAGGGAAG GGCGGCTTTGCAAAGTGTTATGAGATGACAGATTTGACCAATAATAAAGTCTATGCTGCAAAAATCATTCCTCACAGCCGTGTAGCTAAGCCTCATCAAAGAGAAAAG attgaCAAAGAAATTGAGCTTCACCGAATTCTTCATCACAGACATGTGGTACAGTTTTACCACTACTTTGAAGACAAAGAAAACATTTACATTCTCCTGGAGTACTGCAGTAGAAGG tCTATGGCTCATATCTTGAAAGCCAGAAAGGTATTGACAGAGCCGGAAGTCCGCTACTACCTCAGGCAGATTGTGTCAGGACTCAAATACCTTCACGAACAAGAAATCTTGCACAGAGATCTTAAATTAG GTAATTTCTTTATTAATGAAGCCATGGAACTAAAAGTGGGGGACTTTGGCTTGGCAGCAAGGTTGGAGCCATTGGAACACAGAAGGAG AACAATCTGTGGCACTCCAAACTATCTATCTCCTGAAGTCCTCAATAAACAAGGGCATGGCTGTGAATCAGATATTTGGGCCTTAGGCTGTGTAAT GTATACAATGttactgggaagacctccatttGAAACAACGAATCTCAAAGAAACCTATAGATGCATAAGGGAAGCCAGGTACACAATGCCATCTTCATTGCTGGCTCCTGCAAAGCACTTAATAGCAAGCATGTTGTCCAAAAACCCTGAAGATCGTCCCAGTTTAGATGACATCATACGTCACGACTTCTTCTTGCAG GGCTTTACCCCAGATAGACTTTCTTCTAGCTGCTGTCATACGGTTCCAGATTTCCATTTATCAAGTCCCGCCAAGAATTTCTTCAAGAAAGCAGCTGcagctctttttggtggcaaaaaggaaaaagcaagatATTTTGATACACATA ATAGACTAactaaagaagatgaagaaatttacAAGCTCCGACATGATCTGAAGAAAACGTCAATAACCCAACAACCCATCAAAAATAGAGTGGATGAG GAGATCCAGCCACCCAGCACTGCTGTTGCCAACTCTGGAGCACCTGCAGTTGATTCCAAGCAGCAAATTGGTGATGCAATTCGAATGATTGTCAGAGGAACGCTTGGCAGCTGCAGCAGTAGCAGTGAAT GTCTCGAAGACAGTACCATGGGCAGTGTTGCAGATACAGTGGCAAGGGTACTTCGAGGGTGTCTAGAAAACATGCCAGAGGCTGATTTTATCCCAAAAGAGCAACTGGTCACTTCATTCCAGTGGGTGACCAAATGGGTAGATTACTCGAATAAATACGGCTTTGGTTATCAGCTATCAGACCATACCGTTGGTGTGCTCTTCAACAATGGTGCCCATATGAGTCTCCTTCCTGACAAAAA GACGGTCCACTATTATGCAGAGCTTGGACAGTGTTCTGTTTTTCCAGCTACAGAAGCTCCACAACAATTCATAAGCCAAGTGACGGTGCTGAAATACTTCTCTCACTACATGGAGGAGAACCTCATGGAT gGTGGAGACCTACCTAGTGTTACAGATATCCGAAGACCAAGACTCTACCTGCTGCAGTGGTTAAAATCAGACAAGGCCTTAATGATGCTCTTTAATGACGGCACATTTCAG GTGAACTTCTACCATGATCACACGAAAATTATTATCTGTAGTCAGAATGAAGAATATCTGCTGACGTATATCAATGAAGATAGGATATCCACTACCTTCAGACTGACGACCTTGCTGATAACCGGGTGTTCGTTAGAATTAAAAAACCGAATGGAATATGCACTGAACATGTTGCTGCAAAGATGTAACTAA